One stretch of Arachis hypogaea cultivar Tifrunner chromosome 20, arahy.Tifrunner.gnm2.J5K5, whole genome shotgun sequence DNA includes these proteins:
- the LOC112782449 gene encoding glutamate receptor 3.6-like: MLLVEIIYKMIKVWVLVIVMFYNGFPSKGTSNSNNVTRPSTVNIGAIFSFNSTIGGVAKIAIQAAVDDINSNATILNGTKFNISMQDTKFSPGFLGIIDSLILMEKGTVAIIGPQYSEMAHVISHIANEMQVPLLSFAATDPTLTSLQFPYFVRTTQSDLYQMSAVADIVSHFQWRDVIAIFIDDDHGRNGVTALGDKLAEKRCKISYKAPIKPNNISQEEITNALIKVALMESKVIVLHLLPDFGLRVLKIAQSLGMIKSGYAWIVTDWLSTILDSNPSLLLSTSSTMNDMQGVITLRMYTPNSEIKRNFMSRWKTNLTHVNDDHHLGLNIFGLYAYDTVWTLAYALDAFFRSGGTLKFSNDSSLNTLRGDSDTLHLDTMGVFLNGDMLLQKILEVNRTGLTGRTEFAQDGNLIQSSYEIINVIGTGVRRIGFWSNSFGLHTGEQVSNDANSSEGLYSVIWPGQTTQTPRGWVFASNGRHLRIGVPLRVTYHEFVSRIEGTDMLFGGYCIDVFIAALNVLPYTIPYKFVPFGDGRTDPVVSELLEQITIGAFDAVIGDITITTNRSKIVDFTQPYIESGLVVVAPIKELKSSAWAFLIPFTPMMWFVTGMLFLIVGVVVWILERPFNDDFRGPIRRQLVTIIWFSFSTLVFAHKEKTVSTLGRLVLIIWLFVVLILSSSYTASLTSILTVEKLSSPVKGIESLVINNDRIGIMSGTYAENYLSEVFNIHRSRLVPFNSLSEFEKALKDGQDNGGVAAIIAERAYMELFLSTRCQFGIVGQEFTKMGWGFAFPRDSPLAIDMSTAILKLSENGDLQRIHDKWLTRSACSSEGAKQGIDRLETKSFWGLFLLIGIACFIALLCYLIRMTYRFRRHYYSNSTNLEVPSSSSSSCSSCLKSFFSFVNEKEK; the protein is encoded by the exons ATGCTTTTAGTAGAAATTATATACAAGATGATCAAAGTTTGGGTTCTTGTCATTGTGATGTTCTACAATGGTTTTCCCTCAAAAGGGACAAGCAATAGTAATAATGTTACAAGGCCAAGTACAGTTAATATTGGagcaattttttcttttaattcaacTATTGGAGGAGTGGCTAAAATTGCAATACAAGCAGCAGTAGATGATATAAATTCCAATGCAACCATTCTCAATGGAACTAAGTTTAATATCTCAATGCAGGACACAAAATTCTCCCCTGGATTTCTAGGAATTATTGACT CATTAATATTGATGGAGAAAGGCACTGTGGCAATAATTGGTCCACAGTACTCAGAAATGGCACATGTAATCTCACACATTGCAAATGAGATGCAAGTTCCTCTCTTATCATTTGCAGCAACAGATCCTACACTCACTTCTCTCCAATTCCCATATTTTGTTAGAACAACACAGAGTGATCTTTATCAAATGTCTGCAGTGGCAGATATTGTTAGTCACTTCCAATGGAGAGATGTGATTGCAATCTTCATTGATGATGATCATGGAAGAAATGGAGTCACTGCATTAGGTGATAAGCTTGCTGAAAAACGTTGCAAGATATCATATAAAGCACCCATTAAGCCAAATAATATTAGTCAAGAAGAAATAACCAATGCATTGATTAAAGTAGCTTTGATGGAATCTAAGGTAATAGTCCTACATTTGTTACCTGATTTTGGCTTAAGAGTACTTAAGATTGCTCAATCACTTGGCATGATCAAAAGTGGTTATGCATGGATAGTAACTGATTGGCTTTCTACAATATTAGATTCAAACCCTTCATTGTTATTGTCTACAAGCTCTACCATGAATGATATGCAAGGTGTTATCACCTTGAGAATGTACACACCAAATTCAGAAATTAAGAGAAACTTTATGTCTAGGTGGAAGACCAACCTAACCCATGTAAATGATGATCATCATTTGGGATTGAACATATTTGGTCTATATGCTTATGACACTGTTTGGACCTTAGCTTATGCACTTGATGCATTCTTTAGAAGTGGTGGAACTTTGAAATTTTCAAATGATTCAAGTCTAAACACTTTAAGGGGTGATAGTGATACCCTTCATCTTGATACTATGGGAGTGTTTCTTAATGGTGACATGTTACTTCAGAAGATTCTAGAAGTTAATCGAACCGGTTTAACCGGCCGAACAGAGTTTGCCCAAGATGGAAACCTAATACAATCATCATATGAGATCATTAATGTGATTGGAACTGGGGTTAGGAGGATTGGATTTTGGTCTAATTCTTTTGGCCTTCACACTGGTGAACAAGTTTCAAATGATGCAAATTCAAGTGAAGGGCTTTATAGTGTGATATGGCCTGGCCAAACAACACAAACACCTAGAGGTTGGGTTTTTGCTAGCAATGGAAGACATTTGAGAATTGGAGTACCACTTAGGGTTACCTACCATGAGTTTGTGTCAAGAATTGAAGGCACTGACATGTTGTTTGGTGGTTATTGTATTGATGTGTTTATTGCTGCTCTAAATGTGTTGCCTTATACAATTCCATACAAGTTTGTTCCATTTGGTGATGGTAGAACCGATCCCGTGGTGTCAGAACTTCTAGAACAAATCACAATTGGT GCCTTTGATGCCGTTATTGGGGATATTACTATTACTACAAACAGAAGTAAGATAGTGGATTTCACTCAGCCATATATAGAGTCAGGGTTAGTGGTTGTGGCACCTATCAAGGAATTGAAATCAAGTGCTTGGGCCTTTCTTATACCATTCACTCCAATGATGTGGTTTGTCACAGGAATGCTTTTTCTaattgttggagttgttgtgtgGATTTTAGAGCGGCCCTTTAATGATGACTTTAGAGGACCAATTAGAAGACAACTAGTGACTATTATTTG GTTTAGCTTTTCAACTCTAGTTTTCGCACATA AAGAGAAAACCGTTAGCACCCTTGGTCGCTTAGTCCTAATCATATGGTTGTTTGTGGTTCTAATACTAAGCTCTAGCTACACTGCAAGCCTAACATCAATTCTCACAGTGGAAAAACTCTCTTCCCCAGTGAAAGGAATTGAAAGCTTAGTGATCAACAATGACCGAATTGGTATCATGAGTGGCACATATGCTGAGAATTATCTTAGTGAGGTGTTTAACATACATAGATCAAGGCTTGTTCCTTTCAATTCTCTATCTGAATTTGAGAAGGCTTTGAAGGATGGACAAGACAATGGTGGTGTTGCTGCTATCATAGCTGAGCGTGCATACATGGAATTGTTCCTATCAACTAGATGTCAATTTGGTATTGTTGGTCAAGAATTCACCAAAATGGGATGGGGCTTT GCCTTTCCAAGGGACTCTCCCTTAGCAATTGACATGTCAACAGCTATTCTAAAACTATCAGAGAATGGTGATCTTCAAAGGATTCATGACAAATGGTTAACAAGAAGTGCTTGTAGCTCAGAAGGTGCAAAACAAGGCATTGATAGGCTTGAGACTAAGAGCTTTTGGGGCCTCTTCCTTCTTATTGGCATTGCATGCTTCATTGCCCTCCTTTGCTATCTTATTAGAATGACCTACCGTTTTAGGAGGCACTACTACTCCAATAGTACCAACCTTGAAgtcccatcatcatcatcatcatcatgctcttcttgtcttaaatcattcttttcttttgtcaatgaaaaggaaaagtaa